In Capsicum annuum cultivar UCD-10X-F1 chromosome 11, UCD10Xv1.1, whole genome shotgun sequence, one genomic interval encodes:
- the LOC124888461 gene encoding auxin-responsive protein SAUR24-like, translating into MGIQRRFSTSGGVPKGHCAVYVGESQKKRFIIPVSYLNRPSFQYLLAQAEEEFGFDHPMGGHTIHCKEDMFVDFIYRLR; encoded by the coding sequence ATGGGAATCCAAAGGAGGTTTTCAACATCTGGAGGTGTTCCAAAAGGTCATTGTGCAGTATATGTAGGAGAGAGTCAAAAGAAGAGATTTATCATTCCAGTATCATATTTGAACCGACCATCATTTCAATACTTGTTAGCTCAAGCTGAAGAAGAGTTTGGCTTTGATCATCCAATGGGTGGTCATACAATACATTGCAAAGAGGATATGTTCGTTGATTTTATTTACCGCTTGAGGTGA